The Sorangiineae bacterium MSr11367 genome window below encodes:
- a CDS encoding type I polyketide synthase, protein MTIIETQLRTRLEQLLIEIRKQRRSLIEAQDRQHEPIAIVAMSCRFPGGVSSPGDLWSMVREGQDAISAFPQNRGWDVSSLYHSDPDQKGKVYTSEGGFLFDADLFDPTFFSISPREALAVDPQQRLLLEISWESLERAGIDPASLHGSQTGVFVGVMYSDYGVCLLDAPDDLEGYVGMGSSPSLASGRIAYTFDLHGPSVTIDTACSSSLVAMHLACQALRHGECSLALAGGVTVMATPGAFIAFSRQRGLSPDGRCKSFSADADGVAWSEGAGMLLLEKLSDAVRNGHPVLAVIKGSAVNQDGKSQGLMAPNGPSQERVIRQALANARISPQDVDAVEAHGTGTTLGDPIEAHALLATYGQAHSKDNPLWLGSLKSNIGHTQAAAGVGGVIKMVLALQNGLLPKTLHAETPSPHIDWSSGHIRLLNEPIPWAANGHPRRAAVSSFGISGTNAHLILEEAPHLESSLAPEASSASVPQPLPLLLSAKSETALRAQAGRLREHLLEHPDVVLSDVAYSLATSRHHFEHRAALVARDRDQLLSSLQSLALAQASPAATVGRSSHAGKLAILFTGQGSQRSGMGSILYDGFPVFREAFDSVCALLDPRLDVSLRELTFELQSASLLDQTGYTQPALFALEVALFRLLQSFGLRPEFLVGHSIGEIVAAHVAGVLSLQDACSLVAARASLMQALPQRGAMLAIQASELELLELLPLHQDRASVAAINGPHSVVVSGDDGAVSAIAHHFEALGRKTSRLRVSHAFHSPHMDGMLEDFRRVAHTLSFHPARIPIVSNVTGQLVTDKEFGSPDYWVQQLRQTVRFSDAVRTLHALGARTFLELGPVGQLSALAHDVLSEDESSPVFVTSLRKDRDDVESLTSALGALHAAGATLNWPSFFAPYAPRRVPLPTYAFQRERFWLEAPRAADHRLASASSDETNFWNAVERADLSSLASTLQLDQGDAHSALATLLPSLSNWHRQSTELRALDLLRYRITWKPISISASALDLSGSWLLVTSEAAPEQAFAQTLTRALTEHGASVVCLALRHDDTPASIAERIHALPCPESTWRGVLSLLALDESPLPAHQALPAGLALSLSLVQALRDSMAPLWLFTRDAVSIGDSDPLLTPLQSLTWGLGRVIGLELPALWGGLVDISNTLSRSDLSLLLPALAQRDAEDQLALRPAGLFARRLVRAPRRTNSPPSAFCPRGTILVTGGTGALGGHVARWLADLGAQHLVLTSRRGPDAPGARQLHDELTARGTRVTLAACDVADRSALANLLDELEARGDELRAVFHTSGVALPLEPLSHLHLDHLAVTAAAKTLGARHLDELLGTRPLDAFVLFASGAGTWGSGGHAAYAAANAFLDALADHRRTRGLVATSIAWGSWAGGGMAEHSDADRELRRRGMAPMSPHRAIAALQQALDDDETSLVVADIDWPRFATTFSAMRSRPLLFDLPEAAVADLHGPGAATPNAASSSFVQRLLSLAPAEQNTLVFDLVRSETATVLGLSSPGALEPQRALQELGLDSLMAVELRNRLTNATGLKLQTTLLFDYSTVRELAGFLLTKLANSQSTKSKPHISDIQIRSALASISPSRLRETGLVDILLSLVNPLEDASAPSAEPTTGQSLANRLDTATDEELFEMIRDRTFR, encoded by the coding sequence ATGACGATCATTGAAACTCAGCTCCGCACACGCCTCGAACAGTTGCTGATCGAGATTCGCAAGCAACGACGATCGTTGATTGAAGCTCAGGATAGGCAGCACGAACCCATCGCCATCGTCGCCATGAGTTGCCGCTTTCCGGGCGGCGTCTCCTCCCCGGGAGACCTTTGGAGCATGGTGCGCGAAGGCCAGGATGCCATCTCCGCCTTCCCTCAAAACCGCGGATGGGATGTCTCCTCGCTCTATCACTCTGACCCCGATCAAAAAGGCAAGGTCTACACGAGTGAAGGCGGTTTCCTCTTCGATGCTGACTTGTTCGACCCAACCTTCTTCAGCATCAGTCCGCGTGAAGCGCTCGCCGTCGATCCCCAGCAACGCCTCTTGCTCGAGATTTCCTGGGAGTCCCTGGAACGAGCTGGCATCGACCCGGCCTCCTTGCACGGCTCTCAGACCGGTGTCTTCGTCGGCGTGATGTACAGCGACTACGGGGTCTGTTTGCTCGATGCTCCCGACGACCTCGAAGGCTACGTCGGCATGGGCAGCTCGCCCAGCCTCGCCTCGGGCCGTATCGCCTACACCTTCGACTTGCACGGGCCTAGTGTCACCATCGATACGGCCTGCTCGTCGTCCCTCGTCGCCATGCATCTCGCCTGCCAGGCACTTCGCCACGGCGAATGCTCCCTCGCTCTCGCAGGCGGCGTTACCGTCATGGCCACTCCAGGCGCCTTCATCGCGTTCAGCAGGCAGCGCGGGCTTTCGCCCGATGGCCGCTGCAAGTCCTTCTCCGCCGACGCCGACGGTGTCGCTTGGAGTGAGGGTGCAGGCATGTTGCTTCTCGAGAAGCTATCCGATGCCGTTCGCAACGGGCACCCCGTCCTCGCCGTCATCAAAGGCTCCGCCGTCAATCAGGACGGCAAGAGTCAAGGACTGATGGCTCCCAATGGGCCGTCTCAAGAGCGTGTCATTCGGCAGGCTCTCGCCAACGCTCGGATCTCTCCACAAGACGTCGATGCCGTCGAGGCTCACGGGACTGGCACCACCCTGGGCGATCCCATCGAGGCGCACGCGCTTCTCGCCACGTATGGGCAGGCCCATTCCAAAGACAATCCGCTTTGGCTCGGGAGCCTCAAGTCCAATATTGGGCATACGCAGGCGGCTGCCGGCGTCGGCGGGGTCATCAAGATGGTCCTCGCGCTCCAGAATGGGCTCTTGCCGAAGACCCTTCACGCGGAAACTCCATCTCCGCACATCGATTGGTCTTCCGGCCACATTCGCCTGCTCAACGAGCCGATTCCCTGGGCCGCAAATGGACACCCGCGCCGTGCGGCGGTTTCCTCCTTCGGCATCTCCGGCACCAACGCCCACCTCATTCTCGAAGAGGCCCCGCACCTCGAAAGCTCGCTCGCGCCCGAGGCCTCCTCGGCATCCGTGCCGCAGCCTTTGCCTTTGCTCCTGTCGGCCAAGAGCGAGACGGCGTTGCGTGCGCAGGCCGGACGGCTCCGTGAGCATCTGCTCGAGCATCCCGATGTCGTCCTCTCGGACGTCGCCTATTCGCTTGCGACCTCGCGCCACCACTTCGAGCATCGCGCGGCTCTCGTCGCGCGCGACCGCGACCAGCTGCTTTCCTCCCTGCAGTCTCTCGCACTTGCCCAGGCATCTCCGGCCGCGACCGTCGGCCGCAGCTCCCATGCCGGCAAGCTCGCGATCCTCTTTACGGGCCAAGGCAGCCAGCGCTCCGGCATGGGTTCCATCCTTTACGACGGTTTTCCTGTCTTCCGAGAGGCCTTCGACTCCGTCTGCGCCCTGTTGGACCCTCGGCTCGACGTCTCTCTTCGCGAGCTGACATTCGAGCTCCAGAGCGCGTCTCTCCTCGACCAAACGGGCTATACCCAGCCCGCGCTCTTTGCACTCGAAGTCGCCCTCTTCCGGCTCCTGCAATCCTTCGGCTTGCGCCCCGAGTTTCTTGTCGGTCACTCCATCGGCGAGATCGTTGCCGCGCACGTTGCGGGCGTGTTGTCCCTGCAGGATGCTTGCTCGCTCGTCGCCGCGCGCGCCTCTCTCATGCAGGCGCTCCCGCAACGTGGCGCCATGCTCGCCATTCAGGCCTCCGAACTCGAGCTTCTCGAGCTACTGCCTCTTCACCAAGACCGCGCCAGCGTTGCGGCCATCAATGGGCCACACTCGGTCGTGGTCTCGGGCGACGACGGAGCTGTCTCCGCCATCGCGCATCACTTCGAGGCTCTCGGGCGAAAGACCTCTCGGCTGCGCGTCAGCCATGCCTTCCACTCGCCGCACATGGACGGCATGCTCGAGGACTTCCGACGCGTCGCACATACTCTCTCGTTCCATCCTGCACGCATCCCCATCGTCTCCAACGTCACCGGCCAACTCGTCACCGACAAAGAGTTCGGCTCGCCCGATTATTGGGTCCAGCAGCTTCGCCAGACGGTCCGTTTCTCCGACGCCGTTCGCACTCTACACGCCCTCGGCGCGCGCACCTTTCTCGAGCTGGGTCCTGTCGGTCAACTGTCCGCCCTCGCTCACGACGTCCTGTCCGAGGACGAGTCCTCACCCGTCTTCGTCACATCGCTGCGCAAAGACCGCGACGACGTCGAATCGCTTACCTCCGCTCTCGGTGCCCTGCATGCCGCCGGCGCCACGCTCAACTGGCCATCCTTTTTCGCACCCTATGCCCCGCGCCGCGTCCCCTTGCCCACGTACGCCTTTCAGCGTGAGCGCTTCTGGCTCGAAGCTCCCCGGGCGGCCGACCATCGCCTCGCATCCGCCTCCTCCGACGAAACGAACTTCTGGAACGCCGTCGAACGGGCCGATCTCTCCTCCCTCGCTTCCACTCTCCAGCTCGACCAAGGCGACGCTCACTCCGCACTGGCCACCCTCCTTCCCTCGCTTTCCAACTGGCACCGTCAGAGCACAGAGCTGCGTGCACTCGATTTACTCCGATACCGGATTACCTGGAAGCCTATTTCGATATCGGCCTCCGCTCTCGATCTTTCCGGCTCTTGGCTCCTCGTCACTTCCGAAGCCGCGCCGGAACAGGCCTTTGCACAGACCCTGACCCGCGCCCTCACCGAGCACGGTGCATCCGTCGTTTGTCTCGCGCTGCGCCACGACGACACCCCTGCGTCCATCGCCGAGCGCATTCACGCGCTGCCTTGCCCCGAGTCGACCTGGCGCGGCGTGCTCTCCCTTCTCGCACTCGACGAGTCTCCTCTGCCTGCACACCAGGCCTTGCCCGCGGGCCTGGCCCTCTCGCTCTCTCTCGTCCAAGCGCTCCGTGACTCCATGGCTCCTCTTTGGCTCTTTACTCGCGATGCCGTCTCCATCGGAGACTCCGATCCGCTCCTCACGCCGCTCCAATCGCTGACCTGGGGGCTCGGACGCGTCATCGGCCTCGAGTTGCCCGCCCTGTGGGGAGGCCTCGTCGATATCTCCAATACCCTCTCTCGCTCCGATCTCTCCCTCCTCCTTCCGGCACTCGCCCAACGCGATGCCGAAGATCAGCTCGCGCTCCGACCCGCAGGGCTCTTTGCCCGGCGCCTCGTGCGTGCTCCGCGACGCACCAACTCGCCACCGTCGGCGTTTTGCCCCCGCGGTACCATTCTCGTCACCGGCGGCACCGGCGCCCTCGGAGGCCATGTCGCCCGCTGGCTCGCCGACCTCGGAGCCCAACACCTCGTCCTCACCAGCCGACGCGGCCCAGATGCTCCCGGCGCTCGCCAACTCCACGACGAGCTCACGGCGCGCGGTACCCGCGTGACCCTCGCGGCTTGCGATGTCGCCGACCGCTCCGCGCTTGCCAATCTACTCGACGAGCTCGAGGCCCGCGGCGACGAACTCCGCGCCGTCTTTCATACCAGCGGTGTCGCCTTGCCGCTCGAGCCCCTTTCCCATCTCCACCTCGACCACCTCGCCGTCACCGCCGCCGCGAAAACACTCGGCGCTCGACACCTCGACGAGTTGCTTGGAACTCGTCCCCTCGATGCCTTCGTCCTCTTCGCTTCCGGCGCGGGCACTTGGGGGAGCGGTGGACACGCCGCGTATGCCGCGGCCAACGCCTTCCTCGATGCACTCGCCGACCACCGCCGCACTCGCGGTCTCGTCGCCACCTCCATCGCCTGGGGCTCCTGGGCCGGCGGTGGCATGGCCGAGCATTCCGACGCCGACCGCGAGCTTCGCCGTCGAGGGATGGCTCCGATGTCACCCCACCGTGCGATCGCTGCGTTGCAACAGGCGCTCGATGACGACGAGACGTCCCTCGTGGTTGCCGACATCGATTGGCCGCGCTTTGCCACGACCTTCTCCGCGATGCGCTCCCGGCCTTTGCTCTTCGATTTGCCCGAGGCCGCCGTGGCCGACTTGCACGGCCCCGGCGCTGCCACGCCGAATGCCGCATCGTCGTCGTTCGTCCAGCGCCTGCTCTCCCTTGCCCCCGCCGAGCAAAACACGCTCGTCTTCGATCTCGTTCGCTCCGAGACAGCGACCGTCCTTGGACTTTCCTCGCCGGGTGCGCTCGAGCCCCAGCGCGCTTTGCAGGAGCTCGGGCTCGATTCCCTCATGGCCGTCGAGCTACGCAACCGACTTACAAACGCCACCGGCTTGAAACTCCAAACCACTCTGCTATTCGATTATTCGACGGTACGTGAACTCGCAGGCTTCCTACTCACGAAGCTAGCGAATTCACAATCCACCAAATCGAAACCCCATATCAGCGACATCCAAATACGCAGCGCACTGGCTTCGATTTCTCCGAGCCGTCTTCGAGAGACGGGTTTGGTCGATATCTTGTTGAGCCTCGTGAATCCGTTGGAGGACGCTTCGGCTCCGTCTGCAGAACCGACGACGGGTCAGAGTTTGGCGAACCGATTGGATACAGCAACGGATGAGGAGTTGTTCGAGATGATCAGGGACAGAACCTTCCGATAG